In the genome of Streptomyces sp. NBC_00259, the window TCCGCGAGGACTTCTTCGGCAAGGACCCCGCGCTCGTCGAGATGGCGAAGCTGCTGTCCGACGACAAGATCCTCGAGTGCTTCCACCTCTCGCGGGGTGGCCACGAGCCGCGCAAGGTATACGCCGCGTACAAGGCCGCCGTGGAGCACAAGGGCGCCCCGACGGTGATCCTGGCCCAGACGGTCAAGGGCTACACGCTCGGCGAGGGCTTCGCGTCCAAGAACGCCAACCACCAGATGAAGAAGCTGACGGTGGACGAGTTCAGGACGATGCGGGACCTGCTCGGCCTGCCGATCTCCGACGCGGCCTTCGCCGACGGCCAGGTGCCCTACGGCCACCCGGGAGCGGACTCCCCCGAGGTCCGCTACCTCCAGGAGCGCCGCGCCGCCCTCGGCGGCCCGGCCCCGGCCCGCCGCGTGCACCCCCTCGCCCCGCTGCCCGCGCCCGCCGAGAAGGCGTTCGCCGCCTTCGACAAGGGCTCCGGCAAGCAGGCCCTGGCGACCACGATGGCCTTCGTCCGCCTGGTCAAGGACCTGATCCGCGACAAGGACACCGGCAAGCGCTGGGTGCCGATCGTCCCCGACGAGGCGCGCACCTTCGGTATGGAGTCGCTCTTCCCGTCGCTCGGCATCTACTCGCCGAAGGGCCAGACGTACGAGCCGGTCGACCGCGACCAGCTGATGTACTACCGCGAGGCCAAGGACGGCCAGATCCTCAACGAGGGCATCACCGAGGCCGGTTCGATGGCCGACTTCATCGCCGCGTCGACCACGTACTCGACGCACGGCGAGACGATGATCCCCTTCTACATCTTCTACTCGATGTTCGGCTGGCAGCGGACCGCCGACCAGATGTGGCAGCTCGGCGACCAGCTCGGCAAGGGCTTCCTGGTGGGCGCCACGGCCGGCCGTACGACGCTGACGGGTGAGGGCCTGCAGCACGCGGACGGTCACTCGCCGATGATCGCGGCGACCAACCCGGCGGCGCTGACGTACGACCCGGCGTTCGCGTACGAGATCGCGGCCATCGTCAAGGACGGTCTGCGCAGGATGTACGGCGAGGCCCGCCCGGACGAGGACTCGGAGGTCTTCTACTACCTCACCGTCTACAACGAGCCGATGGTGCAGCCCGCGAAGCCGGAAGGCGTGGACGAGGGCATCGTCCGCGGTCTCTACCGCTTCAACGAGGGCGAGGGCGCGGCGGACAACCCGCGCATCCAGCTGCTCGCGTCGGGTACGGCGATCCACTGGGCGCTTCAGGCGCAGCAGCTGCTGGCCTCCGACTGGGGTGTCACGGCCGACGTCTGGTCCGCCACCTCCTGGACCGAGCTGCGGCGCGACGCGCTGGAGGCGGACGCGGCACTGCTGCGGGGCGAGTCCCGGGTGCCGTACGTACGCCAGGCGCTGGAGGGCGCGCAGGGCCCGGTGCTCGCGGTCAGCGACTACATGCGTCAGGTGCCGGACCAGATCGCGCAGTGGGTGGAGCAGGACTGGTCCTCGCTCGGCGCGGACGGCTTCGGTCTCTCGGACACCCGTGAGGCGGCCCGCCGCCACTTCGGTGTCGACGCCCAGTCGGTCGTCGTCGCCGCCCTGGCCCAGCTCGCCCGCCGCGGCGAGGTCCCGGCCTCCGCGGTCAAGGACGCCCGGGAGCGGTACGGCTTCTGAGGCTCTCCCTCGCAGTGACGCCCCCGTCGCCCACTGGGTGACGGGGGCGTCGTGCCTGCGCGTCCTGGGTTCCCCACGCCCGCAGGGGCACAGGAGGCGCGGCCCCCCGGGCGAGGAGGCTCCGGGGAAGGGCGGGGAAGGGCGGGGAGGGGCGGGGAGGGGAAAATGGCCCGCATGCGTGCCGCCCGCCTCATCAAGATGGTTCTCCTCCTCCAGTCCCGTCCCTCCATGACCGCCGCCGAGCTCGCCCAGGAGCTCGAGGTCTCCGAGCGCACCATCACGCGCGACGCCCTCGCGCTCTCGGAGGCAGGCGTTCCGGTGTACGCGGACCGGGGCAGGGCCGGGGGCTACCGGCTGATCGGGGGGTACCGGACACGGCTGACCGGGCTCGCCAGGAGCGAGGCGGAGGCGTTGTTCCTGTCCGGCGTGCCGGGGGCGCTGCGCGAGATGGGGCTGGAGGACGCGGCCTCCGCCGCACAGCTCAAGGTGTCCGCCGCGCTGCTGCCGTCGCTGAAGGACGCCTCGCACTCGGCGGCGCGGCGGTTCCACCTGGACGCGCCCGGCTGGTACCAGGAGCCGGCGACCCCCGACCTCCTGCCGGTCGTCGCCGAGGCGGTGTGGGACGACCGCGTCGTCACGGCCCGCTACCGGGACGCCGAGCGGCGGCTGGAGCCGTACGGCCTCGTACTGAAGGCCGGGGTCTGGTATCTGTGCGCCCGGGCCGACGGCAGCTCCTTCCGGGTCTACCGCATCGACCGCTTCACCGCCGTCGCCCTCACCGAGGACCGCTTCGAGCGGGACGAGGCCTTCGACCTGGCGGGCTTCTGGGAGGAGCGCGCCGCCCAGTTCGCCCGCTCGATCCTGCGCGCCGAGGTGGTCGTCCGGCTCTCCCCGGACGGCGCGCGCCGGCTTGCGTACGTCACCGACCGTGCCGCCGCCGAGGAGGCCCTGGCGGCCGCGGGACCGCCCGACGGTCAGGGGTGGGTCACGGTGACGCTGCCCGTCGAGTCCGACGTGGTGGCGTTCACTCAGCTCCTCTGTCTCGGAGCGGAGTTGGAGGTGCTGGAGCCGGCGGGCCTCCGTGAGCGCTTCACGGAGGCCGCGGCAGGGCTGCACGCCCTCTACTCCCGCCGTCAGCGGTAGTCCTCCGCCGTCCCCTCCCCGCCTCCGTACACGACGTCCTCGAAGTAGCCCCACGCGTCCGGCCTGCTCCCGTCGGCGTCCGTGAAGCCGTACTCCTTGGCGAGCTGTCCGCTGGACAGCGACTGTCCGTTCCAGCGCGCCCGCTCCGGGTCCGCGGCGAGCGCGGCCACCGCCCGGCCCACGTACACGGGCGATTCGGCGATCGCGAAGTGCGGCTGCCCGGCGATCGCTTCCCGCCAGTTCTCCTCCCGCACCCCGAAGGTGTCCAGCATCTGCTCGGAGCGCAGGAAGCCGGGGGTGACACAGACGGCGGAGCAGCCGACGCTCTTCAGGTCCTCGCCGAGCGCGAAGGCCATCCGGATCGGGGCGCTCTTGGTGAGGTCGTAGTAGAAGTTCTCGCGGAACCGGCGGTTGGTCTCCGCGGTGCCGTCGGTGACCTCGACGACGAGCCCGCCGGGGTTGCGTACGAGCAGCGGCAGCGCGCAGCTGCTGGTGATGATGTGGCTGCGGACGCCGAGCTCCAGCATCCGCAGGCCGCCCTCCAGGTCCGTGTCCCACATCTTCGTGTTCCAGACGATGAGGTGTTCGCCGCCCCAGACGTCGTTGACCAGGATGTCGAGGCGGCCGTGGTCCTCGTCGATGCGCGCGACCAGGGCGCGGACCCGGTCCACGTCGAGATGGTCGGTGGGGACGGCGATGCCCTCGCCGCCGGCCGCGGTGACCAGTTCGGCGGTCTCCTCGACGGTCTCGGTCGCCCGGCCGACCTCGCTGACGTGTTCCCTGGTCGTACGCCCGGTCACATAGACCGTCGCGCCCGCCGCGCCGAGTTGTACGGCGATGGCCCGGCCCGCGCCCCGTGTCGCACCCGCGACCAGCGCGATCTTCCCCTGCAGTGCTGTGTTCGTCACCATGCCGGGACGGTCGCACGGAAATGCGACACCCTCTGTCCACATTTCCGAAAGGGAGCGTTTCGGCCGCTCCACGTGCGCAGGTCAGCGCGAACCCCGATGCTTGTCCCGTGATGGACGAGACGGAGTTCTGGGAGATCATCGACAGCACGCGCGAGGCCGCCGAGGGCGACCCCGAGGAACACGCCGATCTGCTCGTCGACCGGCTGCTGCAGCTCGACCCCGACTCCGTCCTGGACTTCGCCCGGCACTTCGAATCGCGGTACAACCGCGCGTACCGCTGGGACCTGTGGGCCGCCGCCGCCGTCCTGCTCGGCGGCGCGAGCGACGACGCCTTCGACTACTTCCGGTGCTGGCTCATCGGCCAGGGGCGCGAGGTGTTCGAGGGCGCGGTGCACGACCCGGACTCCCTGTCCGAGCTCCTGGACGACTTCGACGAGGAGATCGACGGGGACGGGGAGGAGCTGGGGTACGCGGCCGACGAGGCGTACGAACAGCTCACCGGTGCGGTCGCACCCGATCTGGGGATCCCGGCGCAGTCGGCGGAACCGGAGGGCACGCCGTTCGACTTCGACGACGACCGCGCGCTGGCGGAGCGCTTCCCGGCGCTCTGGGAGCGCTTCGGAACGTAGCGCCGCCCGCGCCGCGCGCCTGCCGCCGGGCGCGCGCAACACGCGCGGGCACCCGGGAGGCGCGGCCCGCCCGGCGCCGGCCGGTGCCGGGCGTACGCT includes:
- the aceE gene encoding pyruvate dehydrogenase (acetyl-transferring), homodimeric type — protein: MTDPVGKLPSELDQLPDRDTEETAEWAASLDAVTKAAGPHRAAYLMRRTLQHAEGVSGLDLPKLLETDYVNTIPTAAEPAVDGDEAMEQRITAWNRWNAAAMVTRGAKHGVGGHIATFASAAWLYETGFNHFFRGKEQDGSGDQLYIQGHASPGIYARAFLDGRLTEAHLDNFRQESGGNGLPSYPHPRRLPWLWEFPTVSMGLGPLSAIYQARFNRYLTNRGIKDVSASHVWAFLGDGEMDEPESTAALALAAREGLDNLTFVINCNLQRLDGPVRANFKIVQELEAQFRGAGWNVVKSLWGNAWDELFQLDTTGALVRRLREVPDAQVQTYQTRDAAYIREDFFGKDPALVEMAKLLSDDKILECFHLSRGGHEPRKVYAAYKAAVEHKGAPTVILAQTVKGYTLGEGFASKNANHQMKKLTVDEFRTMRDLLGLPISDAAFADGQVPYGHPGADSPEVRYLQERRAALGGPAPARRVHPLAPLPAPAEKAFAAFDKGSGKQALATTMAFVRLVKDLIRDKDTGKRWVPIVPDEARTFGMESLFPSLGIYSPKGQTYEPVDRDQLMYYREAKDGQILNEGITEAGSMADFIAASTTYSTHGETMIPFYIFYSMFGWQRTADQMWQLGDQLGKGFLVGATAGRTTLTGEGLQHADGHSPMIAATNPAALTYDPAFAYEIAAIVKDGLRRMYGEARPDEDSEVFYYLTVYNEPMVQPAKPEGVDEGIVRGLYRFNEGEGAADNPRIQLLASGTAIHWALQAQQLLASDWGVTADVWSATSWTELRRDALEADAALLRGESRVPYVRQALEGAQGPVLAVSDYMRQVPDQIAQWVEQDWSSLGADGFGLSDTREAARRHFGVDAQSVVVAALAQLARRGEVPASAVKDARERYGF
- a CDS encoding helix-turn-helix transcriptional regulator; this encodes MRAARLIKMVLLLQSRPSMTAAELAQELEVSERTITRDALALSEAGVPVYADRGRAGGYRLIGGYRTRLTGLARSEAEALFLSGVPGALREMGLEDAASAAQLKVSAALLPSLKDASHSAARRFHLDAPGWYQEPATPDLLPVVAEAVWDDRVVTARYRDAERRLEPYGLVLKAGVWYLCARADGSSFRVYRIDRFTAVALTEDRFERDEAFDLAGFWEERAAQFARSILRAEVVVRLSPDGARRLAYVTDRAAAEEALAAAGPPDGQGWVTVTLPVESDVVAFTQLLCLGAELEVLEPAGLRERFTEAAAGLHALYSRRQR
- a CDS encoding DUF4240 domain-containing protein, which gives rise to MDETEFWEIIDSTREAAEGDPEEHADLLVDRLLQLDPDSVLDFARHFESRYNRAYRWDLWAAAAVLLGGASDDAFDYFRCWLIGQGREVFEGAVHDPDSLSELLDDFDEEIDGDGEELGYAADEAYEQLTGAVAPDLGIPAQSAEPEGTPFDFDDDRALAERFPALWERFGT
- a CDS encoding SDR family oxidoreductase; its protein translation is MVTNTALQGKIALVAGATRGAGRAIAVQLGAAGATVYVTGRTTREHVSEVGRATETVEETAELVTAAGGEGIAVPTDHLDVDRVRALVARIDEDHGRLDILVNDVWGGEHLIVWNTKMWDTDLEGGLRMLELGVRSHIITSSCALPLLVRNPGGLVVEVTDGTAETNRRFRENFYYDLTKSAPIRMAFALGEDLKSVGCSAVCVTPGFLRSEQMLDTFGVREENWREAIAGQPHFAIAESPVYVGRAVAALAADPERARWNGQSLSSGQLAKEYGFTDADGSRPDAWGYFEDVVYGGGEGTAEDYR